Proteins found in one Acidobacteriota bacterium genomic segment:
- a CDS encoding TonB-dependent receptor encodes MKQNRFKQTITSLLTLLTLLISTPVALVAQTANTGVVTGVVKDQSGAVVSNATVKAINKGTNAERLVTTSDTGAFELTQLTPGEYRIEIEAGGFAKYVQEPVTVNVLSRVTIEPALKPAGSAEQVTVTGESSPVVETTKTDVGGVVTQKQLESLPVNGRSFASLAVLIPGATQAPSFDPTKARTGTFSIGGSTGRNVNITIDGGDNKDNVVGGILQNYSMEGIQEFALSTQRFSAANGRSGGALLSVINKSGSNDLHGSLFGFFRDDTFNASAPKILAKANPIIFSDPNDVVKPAFSRQQFGGSLGGPAIKDKLFWFGTVEHTRERATSIVPTDTVSQIQLLAPLGYNVDRFFPQPFDDTQYTLKGDWHPQDNHAFSLRYAQQNNEALNDQAGFLIVQTDLSGGDRQLNDLHSLLGSWTWTANSRTVNQFLYQWSTFNNRILATSDLPNLAFADGIVVGRNANVPQQTTQRKHQFRDDLSWNVGNHALKFGGDYVFIPEIGGFFNFVSTPNYLFGDTIRNILTDTATYPQGLNTPGSVIQIVLAGGDPSTAFLDNSHQFSGYAQDDWRVSRRLTLNLGVRYDVDLGFVDAKRQERNRAVRALQIIGSPYGQRIAQNDTNNFSPRLGFAYDVFGDGRSVVRGGYGLYYDQSFQNVVTFAVQQAHDEIYGQLVNDDDGLSLSSPVPTIPRPFTNPLIPIRGRLIDPNFESPYSQQTNIGFAQEIGRNMALEFDYIHILGLHEFTGLDINPRIGPLIGADRNSPTPPRLLADAFAAHAAELTQEFGIPNPFSRITVAQSDGRSRYDAFTVSLRKRYSNRFQLNTHYTLSKAVTWFGLSGDFGQAPQNPFNKFDAAADFGPTSSDERHRFVVSGIFDLPWGIQLSPILQFASARPYSIFPEGADDINKDGIFNDTETRDGNDQNHLPPNSERGDIFSQVNLRVAKNFNFRNDRFKVGLFFEAFNLFNTANFGAAYQQVVGTPDFKRPINFYGATGFSEPLGIPFQAQFGFRFSF; translated from the coding sequence ATGAAACAGAACAGATTTAAACAAACCATCACATCCCTACTGACTCTATTGACCCTACTGATTTCGACGCCCGTCGCGCTCGTTGCGCAGACCGCAAACACCGGCGTTGTGACAGGCGTTGTCAAAGATCAATCCGGCGCTGTCGTATCAAACGCGACGGTCAAAGCCATCAATAAAGGCACCAATGCCGAACGCCTGGTGACCACCAGCGACACCGGCGCGTTTGAACTGACGCAACTGACGCCGGGCGAATATCGCATTGAAATCGAAGCCGGTGGCTTTGCCAAATATGTGCAGGAACCGGTCACCGTCAATGTCTTGTCGCGTGTGACCATCGAACCGGCACTCAAACCCGCAGGCTCTGCCGAACAGGTCACGGTTACGGGTGAATCGTCGCCGGTTGTTGAAACGACTAAGACCGATGTCGGCGGCGTGGTCACCCAAAAACAATTAGAGAGCCTGCCGGTCAACGGTCGCTCATTCGCTTCGCTTGCGGTACTCATTCCGGGCGCTACGCAAGCGCCGTCTTTCGATCCGACCAAAGCCCGCACCGGAACTTTTTCCATCGGCGGTTCGACAGGTCGCAATGTCAACATCACCATTGATGGCGGTGACAACAAAGACAATGTCGTCGGCGGCATTTTGCAGAATTATTCGATGGAAGGCATTCAGGAATTCGCCCTTTCGACCCAACGATTTTCCGCAGCCAATGGGCGGTCGGGCGGCGCTTTGCTTTCGGTTATCAACAAAAGCGGAAGCAATGACCTGCACGGTTCGCTGTTCGGATTTTTCCGCGATGATACATTCAACGCCAGCGCGCCGAAAATTTTAGCCAAAGCCAATCCGATTATTTTTTCCGACCCCAACGATGTCGTTAAACCCGCCTTCAGTCGCCAACAATTCGGTGGCTCACTCGGCGGTCCGGCGATTAAAGACAAGCTCTTCTGGTTTGGCACCGTTGAACATACACGCGAGCGCGCGACGTCCATTGTCCCGACCGATACTGTGAGTCAAATTCAATTGCTCGCGCCGCTCGGTTACAACGTTGACCGATTTTTCCCGCAACCCTTCGATGATACGCAATACACCCTGAAAGGCGATTGGCATCCGCAAGATAATCACGCCTTCTCGTTGCGTTATGCGCAACAAAACAATGAAGCCTTAAATGACCAGGCGGGCTTTTTAATCGTGCAAACCGATTTGAGCGGAGGCGATAGACAGTTGAATGACCTGCATAGTCTTCTCGGTTCATGGACGTGGACAGCCAATTCCAGAACCGTCAATCAATTCCTCTATCAATGGTCAACCTTCAACAACCGCATTCTCGCAACCTCGGATTTGCCGAATCTGGCATTCGCAGATGGCATCGTTGTCGGGCGCAATGCCAATGTGCCGCAACAAACTACGCAACGCAAACATCAATTCCGCGATGACCTCAGTTGGAATGTCGGCAATCACGCGCTGAAATTCGGCGGCGATTATGTGTTCATTCCCGAAATCGGCGGCTTCTTCAATTTCGTATCCACCCCCAATTATCTTTTCGGTGACACCATACGAAATATTTTGACCGATACGGCGACTTATCCGCAGGGGCTGAACACCCCCGGAAGCGTCATTCAAATCGTGCTGGCGGGCGGCGACCCCAGCACAGCTTTCTTAGATAACTCGCATCAATTTTCCGGGTACGCCCAGGATGACTGGCGCGTCTCACGCAGACTCACACTCAACCTTGGTGTGCGTTATGACGTTGACCTGGGTTTCGTTGATGCCAAGCGTCAGGAGAGAAATCGCGCCGTCCGGGCTTTGCAGATTATCGGAAGTCCATACGGACAACGCATCGCGCAAAACGACACGAATAATTTTTCACCGCGTCTGGGGTTTGCCTATGACGTATTCGGCGACGGGCGTTCGGTGGTGCGCGGCGGTTATGGACTTTACTATGACCAGTCATTCCAAAACGTCGTCACCTTTGCGGTGCAACAGGCGCACGATGAAATTTACGGGCAACTGGTCAATGACGATGATGGACTGAGTTTATCATCGCCGGTTCCAACGATTCCGCGACCGTTTACCAATCCGCTCATTCCGATTCGCGGGCGGTTGATCGACCCGAATTTTGAATCGCCATACAGCCAGCAAACCAACATCGGTTTCGCGCAGGAAATCGGTCGAAACATGGCTTTGGAATTCGATTACATACACATTCTCGGACTCCATGAGTTCACCGGTTTAGACATCAATCCGCGCATCGGGCCGCTCATCGGCGCAGACCGCAACAGCCCGACGCCGCCAAGACTCCTGGCTGATGCTTTCGCAGCCCACGCCGCCGAACTCACGCAGGAATTCGGCATTCCCAATCCCTTTTCAAGAATCACTGTGGCGCAATCCGATGGGCGCTCGCGTTACGATGCGTTCACGGTGTCGCTGCGCAAACGCTACAGCAATCGTTTTCAATTGAACACCCATTACACCTTGTCGAAAGCTGTGACCTGGTTTGGTCTGTCAGGCGATTTCGGACAAGCGCCGCAAAATCCGTTCAACAAATTTGATGCGGCGGCAGATTTCGGTCCCACAAGTTCGGATGAACGTCATCGCTTTGTGGTATCGGGAATTTTTGATTTGCCTTGGGGCATTCAATTATCGCCCATCCTGCAATTTGCCTCAGCGCGTCCGTACAGCATCTTCCCCGAAGGCGCTGATGACATCAATAAAGACGGTATCTTCAACGATACGGAAACTCGCGATGGCAATGACCAGAATCATTTACCGCCCAACAGCGAACGCGGCGATATATTCTCGCAAGTCAATCTGCGGGTCGCCAAAAATTTCAATTTCCGCAATGACCGTTTCAAAGTGGGATTGTTCTTTGAGGCGTTCAATCTGTTCAACACGGCAAATTTTGGAGCCGCGTATCAACAGGTTGTTGGCACGCCCGACTTCAAACGACCGATTAACTTTTACGGAGCGACAGGATTTTCCGAACCGCTTGGCATTCCGTTCCAGGCGCAATTCGGTTTCCGTTTCTCTTTCTAA